The DNA window AATCCTTCTCATTCATAGAACACTTTCGGATACATGACTGTTCCTTTCACCTGATCGAGGCTACCATTCACCAGTTCCAGCGCCATGAACGCTTCTTTCGATACGTCAAACGGGGCCTTGATTCCCCAGGTATGTGCCGGTTTGAACCCGAATCTGGGGTAATAGGTATCGTGCCCGAGCACGATCACCGATCTAAAGTTAAGATCTCTGGCAATCTCCAGGCTCTTCCGGATCAGGGCACTGCCGACCCCTTTCTTCTGATGCCCGGGTACAACGGAGACCGGGGCCAAGGCCAGGGATTCGTGCTGCTTCTCACCATCGCGGATCATGAGTTTTGTGAGCATGATATGTCCGACAATCACCCCCTCATCTTCTGCCACCAGGGAGAGTTGTGGTACAAATACATCGCTCTTTCTCAGATTGGCAACTAAATTATGCTCAGTATGGTCGCTGAATGCAGCATGTTCAAAAGCCTCTTCAACGACCTGTGCTGAGACCAGATAGTCCTTTTCAGTCTCCTGTCTGATGTGTATCGTCATCTCACCATACTCCTTTCAGCGTGGAATAGAATAGAGAAGTGAATCTATCTAAAAATTGCCGTATAAAAACCTGATATGTTCCGGTCAGATCAGGATCGGACGGCCCGGCTACTTTCAAGGGTCGCAAGGCCCATCTCGGTGACCTCGTCTGCGACGTTCACCAGCCGGAGCCACATGTTCAGGGCGGCCCTGAGTGCAGCCAGATCCTCGGCCTCGATCGTCATCACCAGCGTGGTCTGATCAACGCAGGCGAGGTCGACGGTCGACCGCATCCCCTCCTGGTCGATCAGTTCTGGTGCCAGCGCCCGATACAAGAGGGGGGCCGTGGGCGTGCAGAAGGTGAACCATGCCTGATGTGCCATTCTCTCACCTGAGTTTCAGGAGGAACTGCTTCTTCTGTGGGCCATCATATAAGAGGGTCCGAGCTCCGTTCCCTTCACTGAGACTGATCTCAATGTATGGGGAGAGCGCCTCGAAGAGACCCTGGTCCGAGACCGTGATTCCATGGGTGATCGTTCCCATCCGTTCACGCATCTCGGTTGAATCAACCCAGAACTCGGTGATCGTGCTGTTCTCCCGTATCAAGGCGACCCGGATCGACTTCGCCTCACCAGAGACTAAAAAAAGGAGTGGGCCCCATTCATTGAGGTCCTGTACGCCCATCTTCCCACGGGTCAGGTACTGCCATCCCAGAGCAAATGCCAGCCCTTTTGCAAGGGTTCTTACTTCAGGGACCGGTTTACGGGAGGTCGTGACGAAGGTCATCGAGCCTTTAACTCTTTGATCCCGCCGCCCCGTTCCTTGAAGAGGATCCGGTGGCCACAGAAGGGACATCTGACATTGACGTCGATCTCAACCCTGTGCTTGCACCGTGCACATTTGTAGGTGGCTGTCACCTGGATCAAGCCTCCTTCTGGAGGGCCCTCTCGATGGTGCGGAGGGCGACGTTATGAACCGGTGTCTGTGGTACATAGGCTCCCCCGGCGAATTTAAAACCGCACTTGCGGCATTCCCAGATCCCAGTACCCCGTCGCTGGACAGCTACGGTGTCACACCGCAGACAGCGGTGGAGTGCACCTGAGACCTTCTCCATCTCGTTCACTCTCTTCCTTACAAAGCGACCGTACCGGCAGCCGAAACGTCCGGCACTACCAGTGACCTTTCCTTTTGCTTTCTGATGATGGCTGGCCATTCTCTTTCACCCCAAATTTATCTTTATCTATAGGTTCTCAAACTTAATATATCTGATTGAGTTTCTTGACCTCGCCCTCACCCTTGGTGAGCCGGTTGACGGTCGTATAAAACTCGTTCTGGATGCCTGCCGGGATCCTGACCACGCAGATCCATGAGCCGTCCCGCTGCCATTCGTCCTTCTCGATCACAGCACCTGCCCTAATCTCAGGGAAGGACTTGGCTGCATAGTCCGGCGGGATCTTCACGGCGAGCCGGAGTTCCTCAAACCGGATCGGGATCAACGGGCGGAGGGCCTTCATCGTATCCTTGACCAGATCGTCAAGGTGTCTGAACGGGTCGATGTTCACCCTGGCCTCCTCCATCGCCATCTCGATCCGCGTTGGCGGATGCGGGTACCCGGTCTGCGGGTTCACGGCGTTGCGAGCAATGAAGTTCACCACCTGTTTGCGCTTGTCTGCGATCATATGCCTCCGCTGGTCGGAGGTCAGGTGGATCTCCCCCTTCTCGATGATCCTCTTTGCGATCGTTGGAAAGTCCAGCGTTCCAAAGACCTTCATCAGGGTCTCGTCCGAGGCCCTGTCCCCATGGGCGGCATTCTCAAATACATTGAGCGCTGCGACGATATCCTCAATCTCGATCAGCTCCCCCTGCTTGAACCTGCTCGCCTCATCCGGGTCGACGAGCAGTTCAAACCGTTCGGCATGGCTCTCCAGCCTGGCCACCACGGCTTTGTCCAGTGGAATCATGGAAACATCACGACTGTTCGATCTGTTCAACGAACGAGGCGACTTCCTGTCTGCTCATCTTTCTGAACGCAGGCGTGTCATTGTTGACAACCCCGATCTCGACAGTGTTCACATCAAACTTTCCTTCGGTTGCAGCGTGCAGGGCCTTGAGACCGAGCAGAATCGCGTCGCGGATGCTGGCTTCGGGATTGTACTCCTCCTCAAAGACCTTCATCACGGCATTCCTCCCGATCCCGATTCCAGTCGCTTTGTACTCGAGCAGCGTGCCGCTCGGGTCGGTCTCAAAGAGCCTGAACTGACCGTCGCTGATCCCGGCGATCAGCAGTGCCGTTCCGTATGGGCGTGCACCGCCGAACTGGGTGTAGGTCTGCATATGATC is part of the Methanosphaerula palustris E1-9c genome and encodes:
- a CDS encoding GNAT family N-acetyltransferase, producing the protein MTIHIRQETEKDYLVSAQVVEEAFEHAAFSDHTEHNLVANLRKSDVFVPQLSLVAEDEGVIVGHIMLTKLMIRDGEKQHESLALAPVSVVPGHQKKGVGSALIRKSLEIARDLNFRSVIVLGHDTYYPRFGFKPAHTWGIKAPFDVSKEAFMALELVNGSLDQVKGTVMYPKVFYE
- a CDS encoding KEOPS complex subunit Pcc1, which produces MAHQAWFTFCTPTAPLLYRALAPELIDQEGMRSTVDLACVDQTTLVMTIEAEDLAALRAALNMWLRLVNVADEVTEMGLATLESSRAVRS
- a CDS encoding Brix domain-containing protein, producing the protein MTFVTTSRKPVPEVRTLAKGLAFALGWQYLTRGKMGVQDLNEWGPLLFLVSGEAKSIRVALIRENSTITEFWVDSTEMRERMGTITHGITVSDQGLFEALSPYIEISLSEGNGARTLLYDGPQKKQFLLKLR
- a CDS encoding DNA-directed RNA polymerase subunit P — translated: MTATYKCARCKHRVEIDVNVRCPFCGHRILFKERGGGIKELKAR
- a CDS encoding 50S ribosomal protein L37ae, with the translated sequence MASHHQKAKGKVTGSAGRFGCRYGRFVRKRVNEMEKVSGALHRCLRCDTVAVQRRGTGIWECRKCGFKFAGGAYVPQTPVHNVALRTIERALQKEA
- a CDS encoding ribosome assembly factor SBDS; this translates as MIPLDKAVVARLESHAERFELLVDPDEASRFKQGELIEIEDIVAALNVFENAAHGDRASDETLMKVFGTLDFPTIAKRIIEKGEIHLTSDQRRHMIADKRKQVVNFIARNAVNPQTGYPHPPTRIEMAMEEARVNIDPFRHLDDLVKDTMKALRPLIPIRFEELRLAVKIPPDYAAKSFPEIRAGAVIEKDEWQRDGSWICVVRIPAGIQNEFYTTVNRLTKGEGEVKKLNQIY
- the psmA gene encoding archaeal proteasome endopeptidase complex subunit alpha, whose product is MQPQYQMGYDRAITVFSPDGRLYQVEYAREAVKRGTTAVGIKCNDGIVLLVDKRVNSKLLEPSSIEKIFKIDNHIGVASSGLVGDARSLVDRARVESQVNRVSYDEQIDVEMLSKKLCDHMQTYTQFGGARPYGTALLIAGISDGQFRLFETDPSGTLLEYKATGIGIGRNAVMKVFEEEYNPEASIRDAILLGLKALHAATEGKFDVNTVEIGVVNNDTPAFRKMSRQEVASFVEQIEQS